A single genomic interval of Halorubrum aethiopicum harbors:
- a CDS encoding metallopeptidase TldD-related protein yields the protein MSDEREEALDAMDWLLDTLEADDAVSYAEVGGVYQDKTDVVVTGDGPRSETEFTETGVWLRVFADGAADYRYTSSLEEEALTDVAERAIRSGEVLAQEEPGRFDAYTTHRGTHGGWASEGIHERDIDEKVAAVEEGLAAADDLDLDRRWANYMDAHIEEAVGTTTGSVVRTTLDRARVKFSLTLADGPKVSRHAGSTAGAAFLGTLEDTFEAAAADARALASADSVDAPTGETTVALSPEAAGQLFHFVSHYLEADTGYMGLSPYAVGDRIGPEALGIEDTVHAGSWAARAYDTEVKPTTPTRLVSNGRIERLLHNTTTAAEEDAYPAGNSVPSLGFTEPPRIHARHLEVDAGDADAAALRADADVYVERFEEPWFHDEFERVQRQGVFPASALYAKDIDRKSVDSPDRGSAEFPIAEGYRLEDGERAGRVDDVSLEYSPDVLRTVSRIGDARETVTGVCAKHKSQLPFAVTAPGVRLEAPVEERN from the coding sequence ATGAGCGACGAACGCGAGGAGGCGTTGGACGCGATGGACTGGCTGCTCGATACTCTCGAAGCCGACGACGCGGTGTCGTACGCGGAGGTCGGCGGCGTCTACCAGGACAAGACCGACGTCGTCGTCACCGGCGACGGTCCCCGGAGCGAGACCGAGTTCACCGAGACCGGCGTGTGGCTCCGCGTCTTCGCGGACGGCGCGGCCGACTACCGCTACACGAGCTCGCTCGAGGAGGAGGCTCTGACCGACGTGGCCGAGCGCGCGATCCGAAGCGGCGAGGTGCTCGCCCAGGAGGAGCCGGGACGCTTCGACGCCTACACCACCCACCGGGGAACCCACGGCGGCTGGGCGAGCGAGGGGATACACGAACGCGACATCGACGAGAAGGTCGCGGCCGTCGAGGAGGGTCTCGCGGCGGCCGACGACCTCGATCTCGACCGCCGGTGGGCCAACTACATGGACGCCCACATCGAGGAGGCGGTCGGGACGACGACCGGCAGCGTCGTGCGCACGACGCTCGACCGGGCGCGAGTGAAGTTCAGCCTCACGCTCGCCGACGGGCCGAAGGTGAGCCGCCACGCCGGGTCGACGGCGGGCGCCGCGTTCCTCGGGACGCTCGAGGACACGTTCGAGGCCGCCGCCGCCGACGCCCGGGCGCTCGCGAGCGCCGACTCGGTCGACGCGCCGACCGGCGAGACCACCGTCGCGTTGAGCCCGGAGGCGGCCGGCCAGCTCTTCCACTTCGTCTCACACTACCTCGAGGCCGACACCGGCTACATGGGGCTGAGTCCCTACGCCGTCGGCGACCGGATCGGGCCGGAGGCGCTCGGAATCGAGGACACGGTCCACGCCGGCTCCTGGGCGGCCCGCGCGTACGACACGGAAGTCAAACCGACCACGCCGACGCGGCTGGTCTCGAACGGACGGATCGAGCGGCTGCTCCACAACACCACCACCGCCGCGGAGGAGGACGCCTATCCGGCCGGCAACAGCGTTCCGAGCCTCGGGTTCACCGAGCCGCCGCGGATCCACGCTCGCCATCTGGAGGTCGACGCCGGCGATGCCGACGCCGCGGCGCTCCGTGCGGACGCCGACGTGTACGTCGAGCGGTTCGAGGAGCCGTGGTTCCACGACGAGTTCGAACGGGTCCAGCGGCAGGGCGTGTTCCCGGCGAGCGCCCTCTACGCGAAGGACATCGACCGCAAAAGCGTCGACAGCCCCGACCGCGGCTCCGCGGAGTTCCCGATCGCCGAGGGGTATCGGCTCGAGGACGGCGAGCGGGCCGGCCGCGTCGACGACGTGTCCCTCGAGTACTCGCCGGACGTGCTCCGGACCGTCTCGCGGATCGGCGACGCTCGGGAGACGGTGACCGGCGTCTGTGCGAAACACAAATCACAGCTCCCGTTCGCGGTGACCGCGCCCGGCGTTCGGCTCGAAGCGCCCGTCGAGGAGCGGAACTAA
- a CDS encoding ABC transporter ATP-binding protein: MSGKEVLLEVDDLKKHFKVNQGWIASLMDAFGSGEPDYVHAVDGVSFELRKGETLGLAGESGCGKTTTGMSLVKLHEPTAGDIVYDDKRLSEATDAEIKQFRQNAQMIFQDPFESLNPRMTVYDTVAEPLRIHDIRNETARVKRALEFAELLPAEHYFDQYPHELSGGQRQRVAIARALVLDPDFIVADEPVSMLDVSLRAGVLSLLDRMTDEFGLSVVYISHDLSLLRHMCDRLAIMYMGKIVEKGPTEQIIENPQHPYTKALINAVPVPDPAVGRERVELQGEVGDVIDIPTGCRFKDRCSEYIGDVCDQVVPPLEAKENFEQDIACHLYDSAEGYDPYQEMTGTPSAAETSGEPESTPADD, encoded by the coding sequence ATGAGCGGGAAGGAGGTCCTCCTCGAGGTCGACGACCTGAAGAAACACTTCAAGGTCAACCAGGGATGGATCGCGAGCCTGATGGACGCCTTCGGAAGCGGCGAGCCGGACTACGTCCACGCGGTCGACGGCGTCAGCTTCGAACTCCGCAAGGGAGAGACGCTCGGGCTCGCCGGCGAGTCCGGCTGCGGGAAGACCACCACCGGAATGTCGCTCGTGAAGCTCCACGAGCCGACCGCCGGCGACATCGTCTACGACGACAAGCGGCTCTCGGAGGCGACCGACGCGGAGATCAAGCAGTTCCGGCAGAACGCCCAGATGATCTTCCAGGACCCCTTCGAGAGCCTGAACCCGCGGATGACGGTGTACGACACCGTCGCCGAGCCGCTGCGGATCCACGACATCCGCAACGAGACGGCGCGAGTCAAGCGCGCGCTGGAGTTCGCGGAGCTGCTCCCGGCGGAGCACTACTTCGATCAGTACCCACACGAGCTGTCGGGCGGCCAGCGACAGCGGGTCGCGATCGCGCGGGCGCTCGTGCTCGATCCCGACTTCATCGTCGCGGACGAGCCGGTGTCGATGCTCGACGTGAGCCTCCGTGCGGGGGTGCTCTCGCTTCTCGACCGGATGACCGACGAGTTCGGACTCTCGGTCGTCTACATCAGCCACGACCTCTCGCTGCTCCGGCACATGTGTGACCGACTGGCGATCATGTACATGGGCAAGATCGTCGAGAAGGGACCCACCGAGCAGATCATCGAGAACCCGCAACACCCGTACACGAAGGCGCTCATCAACGCGGTTCCCGTCCCCGACCCGGCGGTGGGTCGCGAGCGGGTCGAGCTCCAGGGCGAGGTCGGAGACGTCATCGACATCCCGACCGGCTGCCGGTTCAAGGACCGGTGTTCGGAGTACATCGGCGACGTCTGTGACCAGGTCGTCCCGCCGCTGGAGGCGAAGGAGAACTTCGAACAGGACATCGCCTGCCACCTCTACGACAGCGCGGAGGGGTACGATCCGTACCAGGAGATGACGGGGACTCCGAGCGCGGCGGAGACGAGCGGCGAACCCGAATCCACGCCCGCCGACGACTAA
- a CDS encoding ABC transporter ATP-binding protein: protein MSQLEVEDLEVYYETEEGPAQAVDGVSFELEEGENLGIVGESGCGKTTLAKAIIGILPDAGYINNGSINFKGDDLTEMTGAQRRRLKWEEISMIAQSAMNSLDPVYTIREQIVEAIETHRPGTGRVESDEIVTEMFELVGLDPERADDYPHQFSGGMRQRAMIAMALALEPSLMLADEPTTALDVIMQDQILKRIGSIQEEINSSMLVITHDVSVVAETCDRVLVMYAGKVAEEGPVEEIFDRPYHPYTIGLKRAFPNIRKSSQDLLSISGYPPELVDPPQGCRFAERCPMATDRCREEEPEAHYENGLRSYCHYADEIDTELRPYADDSETWSQTAAATDGGVEE from the coding sequence ATGAGTCAACTGGAAGTCGAAGACCTGGAAGTCTACTACGAAACGGAAGAAGGGCCGGCACAGGCGGTCGACGGCGTCTCCTTCGAGCTCGAAGAGGGCGAGAACCTCGGCATCGTCGGCGAGTCCGGCTGCGGAAAGACCACGCTCGCGAAGGCGATCATCGGGATCCTGCCCGACGCCGGCTACATCAACAACGGGAGCATCAACTTCAAGGGTGACGACCTGACGGAGATGACCGGCGCCCAACGGCGTCGCCTCAAGTGGGAGGAGATATCCATGATCGCCCAGTCGGCGATGAACTCGCTGGACCCGGTGTACACCATCCGCGAGCAGATCGTCGAGGCGATCGAGACGCACCGGCCCGGAACCGGTCGCGTCGAGTCCGACGAGATCGTCACCGAGATGTTCGAACTCGTCGGGCTCGACCCGGAGCGTGCCGACGACTACCCGCACCAGTTCTCCGGCGGGATGCGTCAACGCGCCATGATCGCGATGGCGCTCGCGCTCGAGCCGTCGCTGATGTTGGCAGACGAGCCGACGACGGCGCTCGACGTGATCATGCAGGATCAGATCCTCAAGCGGATCGGGTCGATCCAGGAGGAGATCAACTCCTCGATGCTGGTCATCACCCACGACGTGAGCGTCGTGGCCGAGACCTGCGACCGCGTCCTCGTGATGTACGCGGGGAAGGTCGCCGAGGAGGGTCCCGTCGAGGAGATATTCGACCGGCCGTATCACCCGTACACGATCGGGTTGAAGCGCGCGTTCCCGAACATCCGGAAGAGCAGCCAGGACCTGCTTTCGATCTCCGGATACCCGCCGGAACTCGTCGACCCGCCGCAGGGCTGTCGGTTCGCCGAGCGGTGTCCGATGGCGACCGACAGGTGCCGCGAGGAGGAGCCTGAGGCCCACTACGAGAACGGGCTTCGCTCGTACTGTCACTACGCCGACGAGATCGACACGGAGCTCCGGCCGTACGCCGACGACTCGGAGACGTGGAGCCAGACCGCCGCGGCCACCGACGGGGGTGTCGAGGAATGA
- a CDS encoding ABC transporter permease, with translation MAQEEQSSRSIYTDLDDGGSDEEIDKWQRTFRLWRETLKEHWGMLTDELSVKLSMLTVGGFVLIAIFAPFIATHQPLQRQYQGEAGIIIEDWVEPSLLGADTEYLLGTTAEGFDIFSQLIYGTRAALLVGLVAAFFTAGIGTLVGLVAGYYGGKIDDALMRIVDFLYGMPLLPTVIVLVAVLGPDLWNIILALIILQWRSTARVIRSQSLSLRERPFVKAAEVAGAGDWHIISRHLAPNVLPMTFLYGSFGIAWAILAEAGISFIGLGDPNTVSWGTMLQASRAYSALSFGAWWWFVPPGICIGLLVISGFLIGRGYEDITNPKLQ, from the coding sequence ATGGCCCAAGAAGAACAATCAAGTCGGTCGATATACACCGACCTCGACGACGGCGGCTCCGACGAGGAGATAGACAAGTGGCAGCGGACGTTCCGCCTCTGGCGGGAGACGCTCAAGGAACACTGGGGAATGCTGACCGACGAGCTGTCGGTCAAGCTCTCGATGCTCACCGTCGGAGGGTTCGTGCTCATCGCGATCTTCGCGCCGTTCATCGCGACCCACCAGCCGCTACAGCGGCAGTACCAGGGAGAAGCGGGGATCATCATCGAGGACTGGGTCGAACCGTCGCTGCTCGGCGCGGACACCGAGTACCTCCTCGGGACGACCGCGGAGGGGTTCGACATCTTCAGTCAGCTCATCTACGGCACGCGCGCCGCGCTGCTGGTCGGGCTCGTCGCCGCGTTCTTCACCGCGGGGATCGGGACCCTCGTCGGGCTCGTCGCCGGCTACTACGGCGGCAAGATCGACGACGCGCTGATGCGGATCGTCGACTTCCTCTACGGGATGCCGCTTCTGCCGACGGTCATCGTCCTGGTCGCGGTGCTCGGCCCGGACCTGTGGAACATCATCCTCGCGTTGATCATCCTTCAGTGGCGCTCGACCGCCCGCGTCATCCGCTCACAGTCGCTGTCGTTACGCGAGCGCCCGTTCGTGAAGGCCGCGGAGGTCGCCGGGGCGGGCGACTGGCACATCATCAGCAGACACCTCGCGCCCAACGTGCTCCCGATGACGTTCCTCTACGGTTCGTTCGGGATCGCGTGGGCGATCCTCGCGGAGGCGGGCATCTCGTTCATCGGCCTCGGCGACCCCAACACGGTCTCGTGGGGAACGATGCTACAGGCTTCCCGGGCGTACTCGGCGCTCTCGTTCGGCGCCTGGTGGTGGTTCGTTCCGCCGGGGATCTGTATCGGCCTGCTCGTCATCAGCGGTTTCCTCATCGGCCGCGGCTACGAGGACATCACTAACCCCAAACTACAATGA
- a CDS encoding ABC transporter permease, with translation MGKASFVVRRTLQLLVTLWAVGTVLFGLFRLMPGDPTSYVISSQMTQEARQELIESYGLNDPLHVQYIRFLENLVQLNFGQSFHSNQPVTDIIATYMPNTLVLMLTAFIVAYALGITLGVLSGWYRGSRFERSTVITALTARSVPTFYVGLIVLWIFGAELGWIPMSGMTSLGTGGQYSGFLDMVFTVDFLRHLIAPAAVLGFYYMGYPLLIMRTSMLEVLSEDFIDVCRAKGLKERTIMFKHAARNALLPIITAAAIALGYAVGGSVLIETVFAWPGIGREMVRAVLRRDFPVAQGTFIVLASTIIFLNFIADLAYGYLDPRVTYD, from the coding sequence ATGGGAAAAGCTAGCTTCGTTGTCAGGCGCACGCTCCAACTCCTCGTGACGTTGTGGGCGGTCGGAACGGTGCTGTTCGGGCTGTTCAGGCTCATGCCCGGCGATCCGACGTCATACGTCATCTCCTCACAGATGACCCAGGAGGCCCGTCAGGAGCTCATCGAGAGCTACGGGCTCAACGACCCGCTACACGTCCAGTACATCCGGTTCCTCGAGAACCTCGTCCAGCTGAACTTCGGCCAGTCGTTCCACTCGAACCAGCCCGTCACGGACATCATCGCGACGTACATGCCGAACACGCTCGTGTTGATGTTGACGGCGTTCATCGTCGCGTACGCCCTCGGCATCACGCTCGGCGTGTTGTCGGGCTGGTACCGCGGCTCTCGGTTCGAGCGGAGCACGGTCATCACCGCGCTGACCGCCCGGAGCGTGCCGACGTTCTACGTCGGCCTGATCGTGTTGTGGATCTTCGGGGCCGAACTCGGCTGGATCCCGATGAGCGGGATGACCAGTCTGGGGACCGGCGGCCAGTACAGCGGCTTCCTCGACATGGTCTTCACCGTCGACTTCCTCCGTCACCTCATCGCGCCGGCGGCGGTGTTGGGGTTCTACTACATGGGATACCCGCTCCTGATCATGCGTACCAGCATGCTCGAGGTGCTCTCCGAGGACTTCATCGACGTCTGTCGGGCCAAGGGGCTCAAAGAGCGGACGATCATGTTCAAACACGCCGCCCGTAACGCGCTTCTGCCGATCATCACGGCGGCGGCGATCGCCCTCGGTTACGCCGTGGGCGGGAGCGTCCTCATCGAGACGGTGTTCGCGTGGCCCGGGATCGGTCGGGAGATGGTTCGCGCGGTGTTGCGTCGTGACTTCCCGGTCGCGCAGGGCACGTTCATCGTGCTCGCGTCGACCATCATCTTCCTGAACTTCATCGCCGACCTCGCGTACGGCTACCTCGACCCACGGGTGACTTACGACTAG
- a CDS encoding ABC transporter substrate-binding protein, whose product MVRSDADMKRRDFLKATGAGGTVGITALAGCSGGGGGGGDGSSGDDGSSGDDGSSGDGSSGDDGSGDDGSDSGGGSNLPTYTYVNNSQSYNPPRHDAINLIASQFDDELGLDIEVDVLEWGTLFSRVSQEYDYSFATWHTFFVSEPVTELNNLFNSSNTDPGQGNYSGYVNEDLDELMTNYLAEPDADTRIDQCHEIQQTLMDDVPTMPIAQMPQAGIYNSNQTSNWEPTLANGFNSYWTMINVEMEGGETALKGYWPETLSTMNVLGHNDESKHVYQFNMLYDKLLQLNPEGEMDPEVSLATDWTRVDETTMEYTIRSDHSWHDGEDLTAQDVAFTYNYIVDNEVPLYSTQAQYIEGAEAVDETTVRVNMSQPLGPFNLSVANIIPIIPEHIWSERDNPAQANVSEPVGSGPMEFDYWEQGSEFGMVRNEDHFAPVSFERRFWRVIPEASTVWENLIAGDLNYEPFGRIDRQLDQNQDNENIGTQFGTAPTFWHFTANERQEGLDDPQMRKALVETIPRTPIVDQILFGFPEPGFNVVSPAFGPLHTEDVTTYEESVDAARSRLEEAGYSWNDDGAIQAPSE is encoded by the coding sequence ATGGTTAGGTCAGACGCGGACATGAAACGGCGTGACTTCCTGAAAGCGACCGGTGCTGGCGGTACGGTCGGAATTACGGCCCTCGCCGGCTGTTCCGGTGGCGGCGGTGGCGGCGGCGACGGTTCGAGCGGTGACGACGGTTCGAGCGGCGACGACGGCTCGAGCGGCGATGGGTCGAGCGGCGACGACGGCTCGGGTGACGACGGCTCCGACAGCGGTGGTGGGAGCAACCTCCCGACGTACACCTACGTCAACAACTCACAGAGCTACAACCCGCCGCGGCACGACGCGATCAACCTCATCGCGAGCCAGTTCGACGACGAGCTCGGCCTCGATATCGAGGTCGACGTGCTCGAGTGGGGGACCCTGTTCAGCCGGGTCTCCCAGGAGTACGACTACAGCTTCGCGACGTGGCACACGTTCTTCGTCTCGGAGCCGGTCACCGAGCTGAACAACCTGTTCAACTCCAGCAACACCGATCCGGGCCAGGGGAACTACTCGGGGTACGTGAACGAGGACCTCGACGAGCTGATGACCAACTACCTGGCCGAGCCGGACGCCGACACCCGGATCGACCAGTGTCACGAGATCCAGCAGACCCTGATGGACGACGTGCCGACCATGCCCATCGCGCAGATGCCGCAGGCGGGCATCTACAACAGCAACCAGACGTCCAACTGGGAGCCCACCCTCGCGAACGGGTTCAACTCCTACTGGACGATGATCAACGTGGAGATGGAGGGCGGCGAGACCGCTCTGAAGGGCTACTGGCCGGAGACGCTCTCGACGATGAACGTGCTCGGGCACAACGACGAGAGCAAGCACGTCTACCAGTTCAACATGCTGTACGACAAGCTGCTCCAGCTCAACCCCGAGGGCGAGATGGACCCCGAGGTCAGCCTCGCCACCGACTGGACCCGGGTCGACGAGACCACGATGGAGTACACCATCCGGTCGGATCACTCGTGGCACGACGGCGAGGACCTCACGGCCCAGGACGTCGCGTTCACGTACAACTACATCGTCGATAACGAGGTGCCGCTGTACTCCACGCAGGCGCAGTACATCGAGGGCGCGGAGGCCGTCGACGAGACGACGGTCCGCGTCAACATGTCCCAGCCGCTGGGGCCGTTCAACCTCTCCGTCGCGAACATCATCCCGATCATCCCCGAGCATATCTGGTCCGAGCGCGACAACCCGGCACAGGCCAACGTCTCGGAGCCGGTGGGCAGCGGTCCGATGGAGTTCGACTACTGGGAGCAGGGCAGCGAGTTCGGCATGGTCCGGAACGAGGACCACTTCGCGCCCGTCAGCTTCGAGCGGCGCTTCTGGCGGGTCATCCCCGAGGCGTCGACGGTGTGGGAGAACCTCATCGCCGGCGACCTCAACTACGAGCCGTTCGGTCGGATCGACCGCCAGCTCGACCAGAACCAGGACAACGAGAACATCGGGACGCAGTTCGGTACCGCCCCGACGTTCTGGCACTTCACCGCGAACGAGCGTCAGGAGGGACTCGACGACCCGCAGATGCGGAAGGCGCTCGTCGAGACCATCCCGCGGACGCCCATCGTCGACCAGATCCTGTTCGGCTTCCCGGAGCCGGGCTTCAACGTCGTCTCCCCGGCGTTCGGTCCGCTCCACACCGAGGACGTCACGACGTACGAGGAGAGCGTGGACGCCGCGCGCAGCCGCCTCGAGGAGGCCGGCTACTCCTGGAACGACGACGGCGCGATCCAGGCACCGAGCGAATAG
- a CDS encoding DEAD/DEAH box helicase has product MAEPSGMNAFTRLGSEVRDALSERGFSTPTEPQRKAIPPIADGKNALVLAPTGTGKTETAMLPVLDAIHRARDAPGDEPRAGISALYVTPLRALNRDMMDRLEWWGDRLGIEVAVRHGDTTQYERSKQADDPPDVLITTPETLQAILTGSKMRVALEDVAHVVIDEVHELASAKRGAQLTVGLERLRRVAGPFQRIGLSATVGSPEEVGRFLVGCGRRDPDRAGDRAFETVEVAAGTRTDVRVLDPEITDRDSRLAGELATDETTASHVRTIREIVADHESTLIFVNTRQTAEALGSRFKALAERAEATGDEAVTIEVHHGSLSTEVRVDVEDRFKAGEVDGLVCTSSMELGIDVGRVDHVVQYGSPREVARLLQRIGRAGHRRDLVSEGTVVTQGGDDTLEAMAIARRAGEGLVEPASIHHGSLDTVANQIVGVVMDEGEVHARAVYETVTNAYPFRDLSEPTFQEIVRELDGNRLLWLDEESDTVEKSGGTWQYFYANLSMIPDESTYEVYDMSSRRGIGTLDERFVVNFAGPGETFVQRGEMWRITEIDEEEERVEVTPIADPAGEVPSWVGQEIPVPKPVAEEVGRIRGEVASALAAGSTPAAVACDLADRYPADERTVREAIGTIADHVDAGHPVPTDERVTIEGSARTVAVNATFGHEVNETLARLLAALVGQRAGSSVGMDVDPYRVEFEVPSGVGPGAFREVLETTDPDGLEAYLEIAVKNSDALKFTLAQVAAKFGSVKRYREGRGKFGGDRLLAALEGTPVYDEALREVFHVDLAVAETADVLEAIRSGEVALETARERTPLGTAGRSAGTEFLVPENADADVIETVRERIRNDRVRLFCLHCTDWERTTKVRRVGERPECPECGSTRVAALNPWDEETVAAVRAAEKDDEQERRTERAHRAASLVQSHGKRAVIAMAARGVGPHNAARIINRLREDEDEFYRDVLRQEREYARTQSFWD; this is encoded by the coding sequence ATGGCGGAACCGTCGGGCATGAACGCCTTCACCCGCCTCGGGAGCGAGGTCCGCGACGCGCTCTCCGAGCGGGGCTTCTCCACGCCCACGGAGCCGCAGCGGAAGGCGATTCCGCCGATCGCGGACGGAAAGAACGCCCTGGTCCTCGCCCCGACGGGGACCGGGAAGACCGAGACCGCGATGCTGCCCGTCCTCGACGCGATCCATCGGGCCCGCGACGCCCCCGGCGACGAGCCCCGAGCGGGGATCTCCGCACTCTACGTCACCCCGCTGCGCGCGCTCAACCGCGACATGATGGACCGGCTGGAGTGGTGGGGCGACCGGCTCGGGATCGAGGTCGCGGTGCGCCACGGCGACACCACCCAGTACGAGCGGTCGAAGCAGGCCGACGACCCGCCGGACGTGTTGATCACGACGCCCGAGACGCTCCAGGCGATACTGACGGGCTCGAAGATGCGGGTCGCCCTCGAGGACGTCGCACACGTCGTGATCGACGAGGTCCACGAGCTGGCGTCGGCGAAACGCGGCGCCCAGCTCACGGTCGGGCTCGAGCGGCTCCGGCGGGTCGCGGGGCCGTTCCAGCGGATCGGACTGAGCGCGACGGTGGGGTCGCCGGAGGAGGTGGGGCGGTTCCTCGTCGGCTGTGGGCGGCGCGATCCGGACCGGGCGGGCGACCGCGCGTTCGAGACGGTCGAGGTCGCCGCCGGGACCCGGACCGACGTGCGCGTGCTCGATCCCGAGATCACCGACCGCGACTCGCGGCTGGCGGGCGAGCTGGCGACCGACGAGACGACCGCGAGCCACGTGCGCACGATCCGCGAGATCGTCGCGGACCACGAGTCGACGCTGATCTTCGTCAACACGCGACAGACCGCGGAGGCGCTCGGGTCGCGGTTCAAGGCGCTCGCGGAGCGAGCGGAGGCGACCGGCGACGAGGCGGTCACGATCGAGGTCCACCACGGCTCGCTCTCGACGGAGGTCCGCGTCGACGTGGAGGACCGGTTCAAGGCGGGCGAGGTCGACGGGCTCGTCTGTACGTCATCGATGGAGCTGGGGATCGACGTGGGTCGGGTGGACCACGTGGTCCAGTACGGGAGCCCGCGCGAGGTCGCCCGGCTGCTCCAGCGGATCGGGCGCGCGGGCCACCGTCGCGACCTGGTCTCCGAGGGGACGGTCGTGACGCAGGGCGGCGACGACACCCTGGAGGCGATGGCGATCGCCCGGCGGGCCGGCGAGGGGCTCGTCGAGCCCGCGAGCATCCACCACGGCAGCCTCGACACGGTGGCGAACCAGATCGTCGGCGTCGTGATGGACGAGGGAGAGGTCCACGCCAGGGCGGTCTACGAGACGGTGACGAACGCGTATCCCTTCCGGGACCTCTCGGAGCCGACGTTCCAGGAGATCGTCCGCGAGCTCGACGGGAACCGCCTGCTGTGGCTCGACGAGGAGTCGGACACCGTAGAGAAGTCCGGCGGGACGTGGCAGTACTTCTACGCGAACCTCTCGATGATCCCCGACGAGTCCACCTACGAGGTGTACGACATGTCCTCGCGGCGGGGGATCGGCACCCTCGACGAGCGGTTCGTCGTCAACTTCGCCGGTCCCGGCGAGACGTTCGTCCAGCGCGGCGAGATGTGGCGGATCACGGAGATAGACGAGGAGGAGGAGCGCGTCGAGGTCACGCCGATCGCCGACCCCGCCGGGGAGGTGCCGTCGTGGGTCGGCCAGGAGATCCCCGTCCCGAAGCCCGTCGCCGAGGAGGTCGGGCGGATCCGCGGCGAGGTCGCGAGCGCGCTCGCGGCCGGGTCGACGCCCGCGGCGGTCGCGTGCGACCTCGCGGACCGGTATCCGGCGGACGAGCGGACGGTCCGGGAGGCGATCGGGACGATCGCCGACCACGTCGACGCCGGCCACCCCGTCCCGACGGACGAGCGGGTCACCATCGAGGGGAGCGCGCGGACCGTCGCGGTGAACGCGACGTTCGGCCACGAGGTCAACGAGACGCTCGCCCGGCTGCTCGCCGCGCTCGTCGGCCAGCGCGCGGGGTCGTCGGTGGGGATGGACGTCGACCCCTACCGCGTCGAGTTCGAGGTGCCGAGCGGGGTCGGTCCCGGCGCGTTCCGGGAGGTCCTCGAGACGACCGATCCGGACGGGTTGGAGGCGTACCTCGAGATCGCCGTGAAGAACTCGGACGCGCTGAAGTTCACGCTCGCACAGGTCGCCGCGAAGTTCGGGTCGGTCAAGCGCTACCGGGAGGGTCGCGGGAAGTTCGGCGGCGACCGGCTGCTCGCGGCGCTCGAGGGAACCCCCGTCTACGACGAGGCGCTCCGGGAGGTGTTCCACGTCGACCTCGCGGTCGCGGAGACGGCCGACGTCCTCGAGGCGATCCGGTCCGGGGAGGTCGCCCTCGAGACCGCTCGCGAGCGGACGCCCCTCGGCACGGCCGGCCGGTCGGCCGGGACGGAGTTCCTCGTGCCCGAGAACGCCGACGCCGACGTGATCGAGACGGTCCGCGAGCGCATCCGGAACGACCGGGTTCGCCTGTTCTGTCTCCACTGTACGGACTGGGAGCGGACCACGAAGGTCAGGCGGGTCGGGGAGCGGCCGGAGTGTCCGGAGTGCGGGTCGACGCGCGTCGCGGCGCTGAACCCGTGGGACGAGGAGACGGTCGCCGCGGTCCGCGCCGCGGAGAAGGACGACGAACAGGAGCGCCGCACCGAGCGGGCACACCGGGCGGCGAGCCTGGTCCAGTCACACGGGAAGCGCGCGGTGATCGCGATGGCCGCCCGCGGGGTCGGCCCGCACAACGCCGCCCGGATCATCAACAGGCTGCGCGAGGACGAAGACGAGTTCTACCGCGACGTGTTGCGCCAGGAGCGCGAGTACGCGCGAACGCAGTCGTTCTGGGACTGA